One Pseudomonas sp. FP1742 genomic window carries:
- a CDS encoding crotonase/enoyl-CoA hydratase family protein — translation MSELISYHLEDGIATLTLSNGKVNAISPDVIVAFNAALDRAVADRAVVIITGQPGILSGGYDLKVMTAGPNEAMALVAAGSTLARRLLSHPFPVVVACPGHAVAKGAFILLSVDYRIGVDGPFSIGLNEVQIGMTMHHAGIELARDRLRKSAFHRAVINAEMFNPQSAVDAGFLDMVVSAEELQGAALAAARQLKKLNMIAHKNTKLKTRKALLETLDNAIILDQEHMG, via the coding sequence ATGAGTGAGTTGATTTCCTACCATCTCGAAGACGGTATCGCGACCCTGACCTTGAGCAATGGCAAGGTCAATGCCATCTCTCCGGACGTGATTGTGGCGTTTAACGCTGCGCTGGATCGGGCGGTAGCGGATCGGGCGGTGGTGATCATTACCGGTCAGCCGGGGATTCTGTCGGGTGGTTATGACTTGAAGGTGATGACGGCCGGCCCTAACGAGGCCATGGCGTTGGTGGCTGCCGGATCGACCCTGGCTCGTCGCCTGCTGTCGCACCCCTTCCCGGTGGTCGTGGCGTGTCCTGGGCATGCGGTGGCCAAGGGTGCGTTTATTCTGTTGTCGGTTGACTACCGCATCGGTGTCGATGGCCCGTTCAGCATTGGCCTGAACGAAGTGCAGATCGGCATGACCATGCACCACGCCGGTATCGAACTGGCCCGCGATCGTCTGCGCAAGTCGGCGTTTCATCGCGCGGTGATCAACGCCGAGATGTTCAACCCGCAGAGTGCCGTGGATGCCGGTTTCCTCGACATGGTGGTGTCGGCCGAAGAGCTCCAAGGCGCGGCGCTGGCGGCGGCTCGTCAGTTGAAGAAGCTCAACATGATCGCCCACAAAAACACCAAGTTGAAAACGCGCAAGGCGCTGCTGGAGACGCTGGACAACGCGATCATCCTGGATCAGGAGCACATGGGTTAA
- a CDS encoding YbjQ family protein: protein MITTTTHTIEGRQITAYLDIVSAESVQGVNVIRDMFAGMRDFFGGRSQTLERALKDARIQATDEIKERARALQADAVVGLDYEISMPAGKGGMVVVFVTGTAVKLR from the coding sequence ATGATCACCACCACTACCCACACCATCGAAGGCCGGCAAATCACCGCTTACCTGGACATTGTCAGCGCCGAGTCGGTGCAGGGCGTTAACGTGATCCGCGACATGTTCGCCGGGATGCGGGATTTTTTTGGTGGGCGTTCTCAGACGTTGGAGCGGGCGTTGAAGGATGCGCGGATTCAGGCGACCGACGAGATCAAGGAGCGGGCGCGGGCGCTTCAGGCGGATGCGGTGGTGGGGCTCGATTATGAGATCAGCATGCCGGCCGGCAAGGGTGGGATGGTGGTGGTGTTTGTCACCGGGACGGCGGTCAAGCTGAGGTAG
- a CDS encoding bacteriocin → MRLTLPALVLGLLVAQGAMAAGDGTAALGGGLGGALGNVVGQKMGGSTGAAIGAGVAGAAGSAVAARKGSRTKAAIGGGVGAAGGSIIGNSLGGKNGSTIGAGLGGALGGGVGSNLSKKGH, encoded by the coding sequence ATGCGTTTGACACTGCCTGCTCTGGTTCTGGGCCTTTTGGTCGCTCAAGGTGCGATGGCTGCCGGTGATGGCACGGCCGCGCTCGGTGGTGGTCTGGGTGGCGCGTTGGGTAATGTGGTCGGCCAGAAAATGGGCGGCAGCACGGGTGCGGCGATTGGTGCTGGTGTAGCGGGTGCAGCCGGCAGCGCTGTTGCCGCACGTAAAGGCAGCCGCACCAAAGCGGCCATTGGCGGCGGTGTTGGCGCGGCGGGCGGTTCGATAATCGGTAACAGCCTGGGCGGCAAGAACGGCTCCACCATCGGCGCAGGCTTGGGCGGTGCATTGGGCGGTGGCGTGGGCAGCAACCTGTCCAAAAAGGGTCACTGA